In Candidatus Vicinibacter proximus, the following are encoded in one genomic region:
- a CDS encoding Glu/Leu/Phe/Val dehydrogenase — translation MSDISANSFLDSVNRNFDRAAGFTNIPKGILAQIRACNAVYEIRFPVRIGDEIQVIEAYRAQHSHHRLPTKGGIRYSQHVNKDEVEALAALMTYKCAIVDVPFGGAKGGVKINPWQYTEDQLERITRRYTTELIKKNFIGPGIDVPAPDYGTGPREMAWILDTYVTFKGGEIDASGCVTGKPVNQNGIRGRNEATGRGVFYGLRELCETEEAMTKLGLTKGLNGKTVVIQGMGNVGSFSGIIMQEEGGVKVIGVAEYEGSIHDPNGIDIKKLLEFRKETGSILNFPGTSTLERRDSALELECDILIPAALESQITIENASRIKAKIIGEAANGPVTADAEEELVKRGILIVPDMYLNAGGVTVSYFEWLKNLSHMRFGRMEKRFDSNLYSKLVETVENLSGKTISAKEKQFLTHGADEIDLVRSGLEETMVTSFQQIWEVYSSRPNIGSLRNAAFVVALEKISNDYANLGIFP, via the coding sequence ATGAGTGATATTTCAGCAAATTCTTTTTTAGATAGCGTTAATAGAAATTTTGACCGTGCTGCCGGCTTTACCAATATTCCAAAAGGAATATTGGCTCAGATTCGTGCCTGCAATGCTGTTTATGAGATTCGTTTTCCTGTGAGAATTGGGGATGAAATCCAAGTAATAGAGGCATATAGGGCACAGCATAGCCATCACCGATTGCCTACCAAAGGTGGGATTCGTTATAGTCAGCATGTCAATAAGGATGAAGTGGAGGCTCTAGCAGCCTTGATGACATATAAATGTGCTATTGTTGATGTGCCTTTTGGTGGCGCAAAGGGTGGGGTCAAAATCAATCCATGGCAGTACACAGAGGATCAGTTGGAACGTATAACGAGAAGGTATACTACTGAATTAATCAAGAAAAATTTTATTGGTCCTGGAATTGATGTTCCTGCTCCTGATTATGGTACAGGACCTCGTGAAATGGCTTGGATTTTAGATACTTATGTCACTTTTAAAGGAGGTGAAATTGATGCTTCTGGCTGTGTTACAGGAAAACCTGTCAACCAAAACGGAATAAGGGGAAGAAACGAAGCCACAGGAAGGGGGGTTTTTTATGGTTTGAGAGAACTTTGTGAGACAGAAGAAGCGATGACCAAGTTAGGCCTTACCAAAGGTTTGAATGGCAAGACAGTTGTGATCCAGGGAATGGGGAATGTAGGGTCATTTTCAGGAATTATAATGCAAGAAGAAGGAGGGGTAAAGGTAATTGGTGTCGCTGAATATGAGGGATCCATTCATGATCCAAATGGAATTGATATTAAAAAATTATTAGAGTTCCGGAAAGAAACCGGTTCTATTTTAAACTTTCCAGGAACAAGTACTTTAGAACGCAGAGATTCTGCTTTAGAGCTTGAATGTGACATTTTAATTCCTGCGGCGCTAGAGAGCCAAATTACTATAGAAAATGCCTCAAGAATCAAAGCCAAAATAATTGGCGAAGCTGCCAATGGTCCAGTAACTGCAGATGCGGAAGAGGAATTAGTAAAACGAGGAATTTTGATTGTTCCCGATATGTACTTAAATGCAGGTGGTGTTACAGTATCATACTTTGAATGGTTAAAAAATCTTTCACATATGCGTTTTGGAAGGATGGAGAAGCGCTTTGATTCCAATCTATATTCAAAGCTAGTAGAAACTGTTGAAAATCTTTCCGGTAAGACTATAAGTGCAAAAGAAAAACAATTCCTCACTCATGGAGCTGATGAAATTGATTTGGTAAGATCTGGCCTTGAAGAGACTATGGTTACCTCTTTTCAACAGATTTGGGAAGTTTATAGCAGTAGGCCAAATATTGGCAGCTTAAGAAATGCGGCTTTCGTTGTTGCGCTTGAAAAGATCTCAAATGATTATGCCAATCTTGGCATTTTTCCTTAG
- the ccsA gene encoding cytochrome c biogenesis protein CcsA, with amino-acid sequence MFYKIHWWKYLGVLLMVYVLIVGLLTPLKPGIFDVKPNRFKTYQKVNINVKGYNTNYTKGNVSTYLKTGNSFLLKAEEVAIINDTELDAVFNLPQHLPGKLNLVQCSFIVDSDFDGTSVLPSKIVLSQDSINEIEGDLSWTISKSPGFHVIHTYRFPYRNILYETIRNTFFHVSLWFAMFSMLMVSVYYAIRYLKTQNRDFDLRSSALVKTAMLFGVLGLATGSLWARNTWDTWWTNDIKLNMSALSMLIYFAYLILRSSIEDPDRRARISGAYNIFALVAVVPLIFVLPRLTDSLHPGNGGNPAFGSDDMDNALRLVFYPAVVGFSILGFWIAQLQYRLERVKTALDDHEDK; translated from the coding sequence ATGTTTTATAAAATTCATTGGTGGAAATATTTAGGGGTATTGCTGATGGTTTATGTTCTTATAGTTGGTTTATTAACCCCATTAAAACCTGGGATTTTTGATGTTAAGCCAAACAGATTTAAGACCTACCAGAAAGTAAACATCAATGTGAAGGGTTACAATACTAATTATACAAAGGGTAATGTAAGCACTTATCTTAAAACAGGTAATTCATTTTTACTCAAAGCGGAGGAGGTTGCGATAATCAATGATACGGAGTTAGATGCTGTTTTTAACTTGCCACAACATTTACCTGGTAAACTCAATTTAGTACAATGTTCCTTTATAGTTGATTCGGATTTTGATGGAACAAGTGTACTTCCATCAAAGATCGTTTTAAGTCAGGATTCCATTAATGAGATTGAAGGAGACTTATCCTGGACAATTTCCAAGAGTCCTGGGTTTCATGTTATCCACACATACAGATTTCCTTACAGAAATATTCTTTATGAGACCATCCGAAACACATTTTTTCATGTTTCCTTGTGGTTCGCTATGTTTTCCATGTTAATGGTCTCGGTATATTATGCTATACGTTATTTAAAGACCCAAAACAGAGATTTTGATTTACGGTCCTCCGCTTTGGTGAAAACTGCCATGTTATTTGGAGTTTTAGGTTTAGCTACAGGTTCACTGTGGGCTAGAAATACATGGGATACCTGGTGGACTAACGATATTAAATTGAACATGTCAGCATTATCTATGCTTATTTATTTTGCTTATTTGATTTTACGGTCCAGCATTGAAGACCCAGATAGAAGGGCTCGGATTTCCGGGGCATATAACATTTTTGCTTTGGTAGCCGTAGTTCCCTTGATTTTTGTGCTGCCCAGGCTTACCGACAGTTTGCATCCTGGGAATGGAGGAAATCCAGCCTTTGGCTCTGATGACATGGATAATGCTTTAAGACTGGTATTTTATCCAGCAGTTGTTGGATTTAGCATTTTAGGCTTTTGGATTGCACAATTGCAATATAGATTGGAACGTGTTAAAACTGCTTTAGATGATCATGAAGATAAATAA
- a CDS encoding heme exporter protein CcmB yields MKSFISLVRKELVYEWRSLYQLGGVIAFLFGVSYLIYFFSGGGSPELWNLLYWLVFMFLCFFTGSRVFEDDTQRFKIISYQLLHPFKLFAAKSAYLFILLNVLGILLWGVLSILIPLVKSELRGWMILLLFFNTGMALILTFSSFLASQGQGKTLLLTVLVLPLSFPLLGTAYETGLKILNGYEFESFFSGLRIIVGINLFVLAMIVFLVPLTWKN; encoded by the coding sequence ATGAAATCTTTCATAAGTTTGGTGCGGAAGGAGTTGGTTTACGAATGGAGATCTCTTTATCAATTAGGTGGGGTGATTGCTTTCCTTTTTGGGGTCAGTTATTTGATTTATTTTTTTTCTGGAGGAGGTAGTCCCGAATTATGGAATTTATTGTACTGGCTTGTTTTTATGTTTTTATGTTTTTTTACAGGATCAAGGGTGTTTGAAGATGACACCCAGAGGTTTAAGATAATTAGCTATCAACTACTACATCCATTCAAGCTTTTTGCTGCCAAATCTGCCTACCTGTTTATTCTATTAAATGTTCTTGGTATTTTGTTGTGGGGTGTATTAAGTATTCTTATTCCGCTGGTGAAATCAGAATTGAGGGGTTGGATGATTTTGTTGCTATTCTTCAACACAGGGATGGCATTGATTTTGACTTTTTCCTCGTTTTTAGCAAGCCAGGGACAAGGAAAGACATTGTTGCTTACTGTGTTGGTGCTACCATTAAGCTTTCCATTATTGGGGACAGCTTATGAAACAGGATTAAAAATTCTAAACGGTTATGAGTTTGAGAGTTTTTTTTCCGGTTTAAGAATCATTGTTGGGATTAATTTGTTTGTACTAGCTATGATTGTTTTTTTGGTCCCTTTAACTTGGAAAAACTAA